In Meiothermus ruber DSM 1279, the following proteins share a genomic window:
- the hutU gene encoding urocanate hydratase, whose translation MSYKAPRGNQRTAPGWIQEAAKRMLLNNLDPEVAEKPEELIVYGGRGKAARSHADLQRILAVLERLQNDETLLVQSGRAVGVFKTQPLAPRVILANSNLVPNWATWEEFDRLDRLGLMMYGQMTAGSWIYIGTQGILQGTYETFAAAARKHFGGSLKGTITVTGGLGGMGGAQPLAVTLNGGVAICVEIDPERIQRRLDTAYLDVRADSLDEALRLAEEAKRKGQPLSIGLLGNAAEVLPEMVRRGFTPELVTDQTSAHDPLYGYIPVLKADEDPALLRQRDPEGYKKRVLSDMAAHCRAMVEMQKNGAVAFDYGNNLRAFAKLGGFEEAFSYPGFVPAFIRDQFCEGRGPFRWVALSGKPEDIYKTDQAILKLFPEDAGLSRWLTEGVKKFKFQGLPARICWLGYKERDKAGLLFNEMVRKGELEAPIVIGRDHLDAGSVASPYRETEAMLDTSDAVADWPILNFALNAVSGAAWVSFHHGGGVGMGYSLHAGQVTVADGSEEAAFRLERVLTNDPGTGVMRHAHAGYEQAKQVARERGLDLAGWEQTG comes from the coding sequence ATGAGCTACAAAGCCCCCCGCGGAAACCAACGCACGGCCCCAGGCTGGATTCAGGAGGCCGCCAAACGGATGCTCCTCAACAACCTCGACCCCGAGGTGGCCGAGAAGCCCGAGGAGCTGATCGTCTACGGCGGGCGCGGCAAGGCAGCCCGCAGCCACGCGGACTTGCAGCGCATCTTGGCGGTGCTCGAGCGCCTGCAAAACGACGAAACCCTGCTGGTGCAGTCGGGGCGGGCGGTGGGGGTCTTCAAGACGCAACCCCTGGCCCCCCGGGTCATCCTCGCCAACTCCAACCTGGTGCCTAACTGGGCCACCTGGGAGGAGTTCGACCGGCTCGACCGGCTGGGCCTGATGATGTACGGCCAGATGACCGCCGGGAGCTGGATCTACATCGGCACCCAGGGCATCCTGCAGGGCACCTACGAGACCTTCGCCGCGGCGGCCCGCAAGCACTTTGGTGGCTCGCTGAAGGGCACCATCACCGTGACGGGCGGGCTGGGCGGCATGGGCGGGGCCCAGCCCCTGGCCGTGACCCTCAACGGCGGGGTGGCTATTTGCGTGGAGATAGACCCCGAGCGCATCCAGCGCCGCCTGGACACCGCCTACCTGGACGTGCGGGCCGACTCGCTGGACGAGGCCCTGCGGCTGGCCGAGGAGGCCAAACGCAAAGGCCAGCCCCTCTCCATCGGCCTGCTGGGCAACGCCGCCGAGGTGCTGCCCGAGATGGTGCGGCGGGGCTTCACCCCCGAGCTGGTCACCGACCAGACCAGCGCCCACGACCCCCTGTACGGCTACATTCCCGTGTTGAAGGCCGACGAAGACCCGGCCCTGCTGCGCCAGCGCGACCCCGAGGGCTACAAAAAGCGCGTGCTATCGGATATGGCCGCCCACTGCCGGGCCATGGTGGAGATGCAAAAAAACGGCGCGGTGGCCTTCGACTACGGCAACAACCTGCGGGCCTTCGCCAAGCTGGGGGGCTTCGAGGAGGCCTTCAGCTATCCCGGCTTTGTACCGGCCTTCATCCGCGACCAGTTCTGCGAGGGGCGGGGGCCTTTTCGCTGGGTGGCGCTCTCGGGCAAACCCGAGGACATCTACAAAACCGACCAGGCCATTCTGAAGCTCTTCCCCGAGGACGCGGGTCTCTCCCGCTGGCTCACCGAAGGGGTCAAGAAGTTCAAGTTCCAGGGCCTCCCGGCCCGCATCTGCTGGCTGGGTTACAAGGAGCGCGATAAGGCCGGGCTTTTGTTCAACGAGATGGTACGCAAGGGTGAGCTCGAGGCCCCCATCGTAATTGGGCGCGACCACCTGGACGCAGGCAGCGTGGCCTCCCCCTACCGCGAGACCGAGGCCATGCTGGACACCTCCGACGCAGTGGCCGACTGGCCCATCCTGAACTTCGCCCTGAACGCGGTCTCGGGCGCGGCCTGGGTCAGCTTCCACCACGGCGGCGGGGTGGGGATGGGCTACAGCCTGCACGCCGGGCAGGTCACGGTGGCCGACGGCTCGGAGGAGGCGGCTTTTAGGCTCGAGCGCGTCCTGACCAACGACCCCGGCACCGGCGTAATGCGCCACGCCCACGCCGGTTACGAGCAGGCCAAACAAGTCGCGCGGGAGCGCGGGCTCGACCTGGCCGGGTGGGAACAGACAGGATGA
- the hutI gene encoding imidazolonepropionase, which yields MKRVFTGIAELYTPYERLEQAALAVQDRRFVWVGAESSLPREYRSWPRTDLGGRGVVPGIVDAHTHLVYGGDRLGEYLQRARGDSYEAILAAGGGIYATVRATHAASEEELYELTRARAHLFLAQGVTALEIKSGYGLLPEAELKMLRVIKKLKETLPQRVFPTLLAHVVPQGWARGEYVAMFCQELIPEVARSGLAGAVDVFCDQGAFTLEETRKILEAALSHGLKIKLHAEQIAHTGATRLAAELGALSADHLEQSTPADWQALARVGTVGTVLPGAAVILRKPFPKARAMWDAGVKVAIATDHNPGSSPLYSPWLGMQLTISLGGLSAEEALAAHTAHAALALGRTDLGRIAVGAQADFAVLDSRKALEGLYRWGHLPLWKVFVGGTDCVAT from the coding sequence ATGAAACGGGTATTTACCGGCATCGCTGAGCTATACACGCCCTACGAAAGACTCGAGCAGGCCGCTTTGGCCGTGCAGGACAGGCGGTTTGTCTGGGTGGGGGCTGAGTCCAGTCTACCCCGCGAATATCGAAGCTGGCCCCGTACCGACCTGGGCGGGCGCGGGGTGGTGCCCGGCATCGTGGATGCCCACACCCACCTGGTGTACGGCGGCGACCGGCTGGGCGAGTACCTGCAGCGCGCACGGGGCGACAGCTACGAGGCCATCCTGGCCGCGGGCGGTGGGATTTACGCCACGGTGCGGGCCACCCACGCGGCCTCCGAAGAGGAGCTATACGAGCTGACGCGGGCTCGAGCCCACCTCTTCCTGGCCCAGGGGGTCACCGCCCTGGAAATCAAGAGCGGCTACGGCCTGCTGCCCGAGGCCGAGCTCAAGATGCTGCGGGTAATCAAAAAGCTCAAAGAAACCCTGCCCCAGCGGGTCTTCCCCACCCTGCTGGCCCACGTGGTTCCCCAGGGCTGGGCGCGCGGGGAGTACGTGGCGATGTTCTGCCAGGAACTCATCCCCGAGGTGGCCCGCAGCGGCCTGGCCGGGGCGGTGGACGTCTTCTGCGATCAGGGGGCCTTTACGCTCGAGGAAACCCGGAAAATCCTCGAGGCCGCCCTGTCCCACGGCCTAAAGATTAAGCTCCACGCCGAGCAGATCGCCCACACCGGGGCCACCCGGCTGGCAGCGGAACTGGGGGCTTTGTCGGCGGACCACCTCGAGCAGTCCACCCCCGCCGACTGGCAGGCCCTGGCCCGCGTCGGCACCGTGGGCACCGTCCTGCCGGGTGCGGCGGTGATCCTGCGCAAACCCTTCCCCAAGGCCAGGGCCATGTGGGATGCAGGCGTGAAGGTTGCCATTGCCACCGACCACAACCCCGGCAGCAGCCCGCTTTATAGCCCCTGGCTGGGGATGCAGCTTACTATCAGCCTGGGCGGTCTGAGCGCCGAGGAAGCCCTGGCGGCCCATACCGCGCACGCCGCGCTCGCCCTGGGGCGGACAGACCTGGGCCGGATTGCGGTGGGGGCACAGGCCGATTTTGCGGTGCTCGACTCGAGAAAGGCGCTCGAGGGCCTCTACCGCTGGGGGCATCTGCCCTTATGGAAAGTGTTCGTGGGTGGGACGGATTGTGTTGCCACCTAG
- a CDS encoding DNA-3-methyladenine glycosylase family protein: MRKLAHQHGPAPFAPHPFPRRAPYEVLLSSIVGQQLSGKAADTIWRRLSSRFALEPEVLYRAALEDLRAVGLSSAKARYVQDLSRFALEGGLQGLEHHSDEALIAHLTQVKGIGVWTVQMFLMFGLGRPDVWPVLDLGIRKGAQKLYGVIERDELEALGERFRPYRSHAAWYLWRALE; encoded by the coding sequence ATGCGAAAGCTGGCCCACCAACACGGCCCGGCTCCCTTTGCACCCCACCCATTTCCGCGGCGCGCACCCTACGAGGTGCTACTCAGCTCCATTGTTGGCCAACAGCTTTCGGGCAAGGCCGCCGATACTATCTGGCGGCGCTTATCCAGCCGCTTTGCCCTCGAGCCCGAGGTGCTGTACCGGGCTGCTCTCGAGGACTTACGGGCGGTGGGGCTATCCAGCGCCAAAGCCCGCTATGTGCAGGATCTGTCGCGCTTTGCGCTGGAGGGTGGCTTGCAGGGCCTCGAGCACCACTCCGACGAGGCGCTTATTGCCCACCTGACCCAGGTAAAGGGCATTGGGGTCTGGACGGTGCAGATGTTTTTGATGTTTGGCCTGGGCCGCCCCGATGTCTGGCCGGTGCTGGATCTGGGTATTCGCAAAGGGGCCCAGAAGCTGTATGGGGTGATCGAGCGGGACGAGCTAGAGGCGCTGGGCGAGCGCTTTAGGCCCTACCGCTCCCACGCAGCCTGGTATCTGTGGCGGGCGCTGGAGTGA